In a single window of the Neodiprion virginianus isolate iyNeoVirg1 chromosome 1, iyNeoVirg1.1, whole genome shotgun sequence genome:
- the LOC124296661 gene encoding nucleoprotein TPR-like isoform X3 → METIEENPHNVLGSILNEEELTHIPKGVSEKLKSYFDERFEEFITAKAVFETARKNLEQKLETLQKDYNEQKLDLEECKGKLELANKYTNELQTKVDETRSEATRLQESLRRLEKDNGELRRQRDVATDERDALQLQVERRDAELERTHAELQMLSTQLQTAVTAKCQALADTEEIRSREMSLDYKEQRLEKERTLLSQQMANLEEELSRRTGELQNVRTESSKRSLLTETQLSQREEELRIANDEISKLREGNSLIIKRCDEMAQKLEEQRAHELSMHASYREEVNAQTRLADLYKGMADEANAKAEEFSSAVKELQSLLEQATEQYGVLETQHNDLQIRIDEEVAEKSQKIEELVKELERANDLLKDAKQEMLDHAVEQLAPTAAVASRLLKKGSSLTQIYTQLVDATNELAIEKEENERLKSQMNIILRELEDKAPVLQQQRDDYEAAVANVTMLTSRLDDLLAENHRLQESADEASRIANHHVRENKRLKTELADLARQVCFLLKEVQESRGGSTVLSSTIMESDDLASSQIISKKLVTFRDIEELQENNQKLLSIVRTLSARQEEIEKATDEINSGEMKEKLDRYVEQLSDMQAAQDRQSKMLEGLLRQRDMYKNMYQQCLNQTSTNSRRESVTDEEKVEMEVDQKENERENKKKEKEEKDKKIAELESKLKRLCDEYDTYRKERVAHERMLGEEIERLRKEAEASSARSCRLKSQLDSANERFHLLQANVSSYKSQIKVLEEKCSNYNTTIGKHEQSIMILKDETLDAQARLSRAEVQLENLRQERQLLRDSEGRLLKEREVLHRERQTQALLRADVEAIKASLERSQAEGQLRAEQRLDDATSECAALRRRLQEEQDRFRELASHLERQLATSQQRLTEEREMVEKLRADLEAAREVHIEDVRRIEDFSARLRQANAHSIAKPMIGDENTIKRLKELEIQLTSSQAEVRSLSEQLKAAHQHSQQYCNIAESSESQLRELTAEQIKYKEGVEQHLQETQAVIASLKQQNQDLESELSRIKSGCHETDSELRGKLNIAERQLEELGELRQELLTAQSDLQAASNAVKETEEKYAREMLLHSTDLQALARLKEESGAVAEKISHLTQERDSAIESLQIEKAAWHEREQRLNEEVHELQVRMKDLDAQNSLLHDQIQELSDRTAVIQSQQLNANCSISPDTSLEAMNRSFSGLEDDSKSAEQLLRVMKYLRREKDLAVAKFDVLRAENLRLKSQAEALEKRMKEAETLLSSQREESEIDVVTTSKHSELLRKVETLNAITDSNRILREERDSLLVQVSDLTTKVTALSAEVVPLRDKVRELTSKTEALVQENNSLKAEATRWRQRANALVERANKASPEDWRRLQSERENLSKLLTSERETHAKQMDELNLLKVEKSKLEEQLIQQQRQIQSQSEQLSKSLEDIRKLNQDLSESLANSAAKLKEVTVLRKELTDKEVVLNDTKNKELKIRTIAKKYKTQFEELTKTLEEEKSKQTQLQATGTAVQNVERENQLREEGRQELRQANLELSARTEELTRQLTALQNETEALKKEVETLNKASVEKEERAKQVLKGARTRIMQLTESKKVCEKELNDLKSKVESNSGESETSEHDARLAAIKSQMEGRISRLEHEKTEVHAEKEALLQRVNQLQRQLSSSTGGVSVANEPPTANIKPMSARSETPLASIRPMTVVVQSRTAAVLRTTVAAPVLVAPQQQQQQQQQQQQQQQQQQQQQQQQQQQQQQQQQQQQQQQQQQQQQQQQQQQQQQQQQQQQQQQQQQQQQQAVASVSDQQQTVASSSTPSVSTSQGTSGHKRPRSLDTSASGSSVAEGGVEATKQEQSPSPKNKRSRQQEITPAPTASATDVEYQVPTSSQRDQDEEVEDGCVVVVDCDEGEGGGTHQVQEEEEFDHETYEEMEEEEELPYGVEGEGEVDNNEVEIIMEDDSTSVEVPRQVQPATTNNQQQQQSEAISSAGPTGEPPLPFVPRSSRGVAPMPRQQQQQHLLLPQQGYEDGGDDSIVPSTPTLFVPRRGDGFGEAVSSPQVPQGRFTFGDPSPTVTATATPTLATPTGPARAIFGSSGSGVAQVVQEGMDDTRMDLTQLEDAGTGRSVPTTPLQVSPAAADVPPSTSSGQSEEQEAPLSGVATATITATTDTSDESAIPSIRIVTVEQEAIQAEVTTETLELTPADVVTSESEKQDEGGPSAGDDEVTEVEVEAEPAGAEVSTEEVEDEGREAEASPSCNTRSQKALAAAANNNRVTARRSNRSPFRSSRGQRPTPIIWENQSGRGHNPIRGGPQSRGGVSEGRARGSRGRRMRKFPYARF, encoded by the exons ATGGAAACAATAGAAGAAAACCCACACAACGTGCTAGGCAGCATATTGAATGAAGAAGAACTTACACATATTCCAAAGGGTGTCAGCGAAAAGTTGAAATCGTATTTCGATGAACGGTTCGAAGAATTTATCACTGCTAAAGCTGTCTTTGAGACTGCCAGAAAAAATCTCG AACAAAAATTAGAGACTCTACAAAAGGATTACAATGAGCAGAAACTGGATTTGGAAGAATGTAAAGGCAAACTGGAACTGGCCAACAAATATACAAATGAACTTCAAACCAAAGTTGATGAAACTAGGTCTGAAGCAACAAGATTACAAGAATCACTTAGAAG ATTAGAAAAGGATAACGGAGAGCTGAGACGTCAACGGGATGTAGCCACAGATGAAAGAGATGCATTACAACTACAGGTTGAACGTCGAGATGCAGAACTTGAGCGTACACATGCCGAGCTGCAAATGCTCAGTACTCAGCTGCAGACAGCGGTGACTGCCAAATGTCAGGCTCTGGCTGACACTGAAGAGATCCGCAGTCGCGAGATGTCTTTAGATTACAA GGAACAGCGTCTGGAGAAAGAGCGAACCCTTTTATCTCAACAGATGGCCAATTTAGAAGAAGAGCTATCAAGGCGCACTGGAGAACTGCAAAATGTTCGTACTGAATCATCCAAGAGATCACTGTTGACAGAAACCCAACTTTCACAGCGTGAGGAAGAACTGCGAATAGCTAATGATGAGATTAGTAAACTCCGCGAAGGAAATTCCCTCATCATCAAACGGTGTGATGAAATGGCACAAAAATTAGAAGAACAAAGAGCTCATGAGCTTTCAATGCATGCTTCTTATCGTGAGGAAGTTAACGCTCAAACTAGACTAGCTGATCTGTATAAGGGAATGGCAGATGAAGCTAATGCCAAGGCTGAAGAATTTAGTTCAGCTGTTAAAGAACTACAATCCCTGCTTGAACAAGCCACCGAGCAGTACGGTGTGCTTGAAACACAGCACAATGATTTACAAATACGAATTGATGAAGAGGTCGCTGAAAAGTCACAAAAAATCGAGGAGCTTGTAAAAGAGCTGGAACGAGCGAATGATTTACTGAAGGATGCCAAACAAG AAATGTTAGACCACGCAGTGGAGCAACTGGCTCCAACAGCAGCAGTAGCAAGTAGGCTGTTGAAAAAAGGCTCCAGCCTGACCCAAATTTATACCCAATTGGTTGATGCTACCAACGAACTGGCAAttgagaaagaagaaaatgagcGATTAAAGTCACAAATGAATATAATACTCCGTGAACTTGAAGATAAGGCACCAGTACTGCAACAACAGCGTGACGATTACGAAGCCGCAGTTGCCAATGTTACAATGCTCACTTCGCGTCTTGATGACCTTCTTGCTGAAAATCATCGTTTGCAAGAATCTGCAGATGAGGCTTCGCGCATTGCTAACCACCATGTTCGGGAAAATAAACGGCTAAAGACAGAGCTTGCGGATCTTGCTAGACAG GTCTGTTTCCTTCTTAAAGAAGTCCAGGAGAGTCGTGGAGGTTCGACAGTCCTCTCTTCCACAATAATGGAGTCTGACGACCTAGCATCTTCTCAAATTATCAGCAAAAAGTTGGTTACCTTTAGAGATATTGAAGAATTACAGGAAAACAATCAAAAATTGTTATCAATTGTCAGAACATTATCTGCAAGAcaagaagaaattgaaaaggcaactgatgaaattaattctggggagatgaaagaaaaacttgataG GTATGTAGAACAACTATCTGACATGCAAGCGGCGCAGGACCGACAATCAAAGATGCTTGAAGGTTTGTTAAGACAAAGGGATATGTACAAGAATATGTATCAGCAGTGTCTGAATCAGACCTCAACCAATAGTCGCCGAGAGTCTGTTACAGACGAGGAGAAGGTGGAAATGGAGGTAGAtcaaaaggaaaatgaaagagaaaataagaagaaagaaaaagaagaaaaagataaaaaaatagcTGAATTGGAATCTAAGCTAAAACGACTGTGTGACGAGTATGATACATATAGAAAAGAACGAGTTGCGCATGAACGAATGTTAGGTGAAGAAATTGAGAGATTGAGAAAAGAGGCAGAGGCCAGTTCTGCACGCAGTTGCCGATTGAAATCGCAATTGGATTCTGCTAATGAGCGATTCCATCTTCTACAGGCCAATGTCAGCTCATACAAATCCCAAATTAAAGTTCTTGAGGAAAAATGCAGTAACTACAATACAACAATTG gaAAACATGAACAGAGTATAATGATATTGAAAGACGAAACTTTAGATGCACAAGCTCGTCTGTCACGAGCTGAGGTGCAATTAGAAAACCTACGACAAGAAAGGCAATTATTGCGAGATTCAGAGGGACGCCTGTTAAAAGAGCGGGAGGTATTGCACAGAGAGAGACAAACGCAAGCATTGCTACGAGCAGATGTGGAAGCTATTAAAGCCAGTTTGGAACGTTCCCAAGCAGAGGGTCAATTACGAGCAGAACAGCGTCTCGATGACGCTACTAGCGAGTGTGCAGCTTTACGTAGAAGACTTCAAGAAGAACAAGATCGATTTCGTGAATTAGCATCTCACTTAGAACGCCAGTTGGCTACCTCACAGCAACGGCTCACAGAAGAACGTGAGATGGTCGAGAAATTACGAGCGGACCTTGAAGCTGCTCGCGAAGTTCACATTGAAGATGTACGACGTATTGAAGATTTTAGTGCTAGACTTAGACAAGCTAACGCACATTCAATAGCCAAACCCATGATTG GAGATGAAAATACGATCAAGCGACTAAAGGAACTTGAGATTCAACTCACAAGTAGTCAAGCAGAAGTCAGATCACTCTCAGAACAGTTGAAAGCAGCCCACCAACACAGCCAACAGTATTGTAATATAGCTGAAAGCTCTGAAAGCCAGCTCCGAGAGTTGACGGCGGAACAAATCAAATACAAGGAAGGAGTTGAACAACATCTTCAGGAAACGCAGGCTGTAATAGCATCACTTAAACAGCAAAATCAAGACTTAGAAAGCGAACTTAGTCGTATTAAATCAGGATGCCATGAAACAGACTCAGAATTACGTGGAAAGCTAAATATTGCTGAAAGACAATTGGAAGAACTTGGGGAATTGAGACAAGAGTTGCTTACAGCTCAAAGTGATCTACAAGCTGCATCAAATGCTGTCAAAGaaactgaagaaaaatatgCTAGAGAAATGCTCCTGCACTCCACCGACTTGCAG GCACTCGCGCGACTAAAAGAAGAATCAGGTGCTGTAGCAGAGAAAATCTCTCATCTTACCCAAGAACGGGACTCCGCAATTGAATCACTACAAATTGAGAAGGCTGCCTGGCATGAAAGAGAACAACGGTTAAATGAGGAAGTTCATGAGTTACAAGTCAGAATGAAAGATTTGGACGCACAAAACTCCTTGTTGCATGATCAAATACAAGAGCTAAGTGATCGGACTGCTGTTATCCAAAGTCAACAGTTGAACGCAAATTGCTCCATAAGCCCTGATACCAGTTTAGAAGCAATGAATCGTAGCTTCAGTGGACTTGAAGATGATTCTAAATCAGCGGAACAGCTCTTAAGAGTAATGAAATATCTTAGAAGAGAAAAGGACTTGGCTGTTGCAAAGTTTGACGTTCTGAGAGCGGAAAACTTAAGACTCAAGTCACAGGCTGAG GCATTGGAGAAACGAATGAAGGAAGCAGAGACATTGCTCAGCTCACAACGTGAAGAATCGGAAATTGATGTTGTAACAACTTCAAAGCATTCTGAACTATTACGCAAAGTTGAAACGCTCAATGCTATCACGGATTCGAATCGTATCCTTAGAGAAGAGCGAGATAGTCTACTGGTTCAAGTATCAGATCTGACTACAAAAGTAACAGCACTTTCGGCCGAAGTGGTACCACTTCGTGACAAAGTTCGAGAATTAACATCTAAAACTGAAGCGCTGGTACAAGAGAATAACAGCCTCAAAGCAGAAGCTACTAGATGGCGTCAACGAGCCAATGCTCTTGTAGAAAGAGCCAATAAAGCAAGTCCCGAGGACTGGCGACGTTTGCAAAGTGAACGAGAAAATCTTAGTAAACTGCTGACTTCTGAGCGTGAAACGCATGCAAAACAAATGGATGAATTGAATTTACTGAAGGTCGAGAAATCCAAACTTGAAGAACAACTGATCCAACAGCAACGTCAGATTCAATCTCAGAGCGAACAATTATCCAAGAGCCTAGAGGATATCCGAAAGCTTAATCAAGACTTGAGCGAATCACTTGCTAACTCAGCtgcaaaattgaaagaagTAACAGTACTGCGTAAAGAACTCACAGACAAAGAAGTTGTACTGAATGATaccaaaaataaagaattgaAGATCCGTACAATTGCAAAGAAATACAAGACACAATTTGAAGAACTAACTAAGACGCTTGAGGAAGAGAAATCTAAACAGACACAATTACAAGCAACTGGAACAGCTGTGCAAAATGTGGAACGTGAAAATCAATTGAGGGAAGAGGGGAGGCAAGAGCTGCGTCAGGCAAATCTTGAATTATCCGCTCGTACTGAGGAACTGACTCGCCAATTGACGGctttacaaaatgaaacagaaGCCCTGAAAAAAGAAGTGGAAACATTAAACAAGGCCAGTGTTGAAAAGGAAGAGCGTGCAAAACAAGTACTCAAAGGCGCGAGAACGAGAATCATGCAACTGACAGAATCGAAAAAGGTTTGTGAAAAAGAATTGAACGATTTAAAGTCTAAAGTTGAATCTAATTCAGGGGAATCCGAAACTTCTGAACACGATGCGAGACTAGCTGCCATAAAATCTCAAATGGAAGGAAGAATTTCACGTCTAGAACATGAGAAGACTGAAGTGCATGCTGAAAAAGAAGCTCTTCTCCAACGAGTTAATCAATTGCAAAGACAATTGTCATCGAGTACTGGTGGAGTCAGTGTTGCAAATGAACCACCAACAGCTAACATTAAGCCCATGTCAGCACGTTCGGAAACTCCTCTCGCAAGCATTCGTCCCATGACCGTTGTGGTACAATCTAGGACTGCAGCTGTTTTACGCACAACTGTAGCAGCCCCTGTTTTAGTAGCAcctcaacaacaacaacaacagcagcagcagcagcagcagcagcagcagcagcagcagcagcagcagcagcagcagcagcagcagcagcagcagcagcagcagcagcagcagcaacaacagcaacaacaacaacaacaacaacaacaacaacagcaacagcagcaacaacaacaa cagcaacaacaacagcaacaacaacagcagcagcaacaagcTGTGGCCAGTGTTAGTGATCAGCAACAAACAGTAGCGAGCAGCTCAACACCATCAGTGAGCACTTCGCAAGGTACCAGCGGCCATAAACGTCCTAGAAGTCTTGATACCTCAGCATCCGGATCAAGTGTTGCCGAAGGTGGTGTAGAGGCTACAAAACAAGAACAAAGTCCAAGCCCAAAAAATAAGCGAAGCAGGCAGCAAGAAATAACACCCGCACCCACTGCCAGTGCCACTGACGTCGAGTATCAG GTACCTACGTCAAGCCAACGTGATCAAGATGAAGAAGTAGAAGATGGGTGTGTGGTTGTAGTTGATTGTGACGAAGGTGAGGGAGGTGGAACTCATCAGGTtcaagaggaagaagaatttGACCATGAAACATACGAGGAAatggaagaggaagaagaattACCATATGGAGTTGAGGGTGAAGGAGAAGTGGACAATAATGAAGTAGAAATAATAATGGAGGACGACTCTACTAGCGTTGAAGTACCCCGACAAGTTCAACCTGCAACTACTAACAatcagcaacaacaacagtcAGAAGCCATCAGCAGTGCTGGTCCTACTGGAGAGCCACCTTTACCATTTGTACCAAGATCCTCTCGTGGTGTAGCTCCGATGCCAaggcaacagcagcaacaacatcTACTCTTG CCTCAACAGGGGTATGAAGATGGTGGTGACGACAGTATAGTACCAAGCACCCCAACGCTATTTGTACCTCGCCGAGGAGATGGGTTTGGAGAAGCTGTCAGCTCTCCCCAGGTACCGCAAGGTCGGTTTACTTTCGGCGATCCTTCACCTACTGTTACTGCAACAGCAACACCAACATTAGCTACTCCCACTGGACCAGCAAGAGCTATTTTTGGCTCCTCAGGCTCTGGGGTCGCTCAAGTAGTACAAGAAGGAATGGATGATACACGAATGGATCTGACTCAACTTGAAGATGCTGGAACAGGACGAAGCGTGCCTACTACTCCGTTACAAGTGTCTCCAGCTGCTGCTGATGTACCAccttcg ACAAGCAGTGGGCAGTCAGAAGAACAAGAAGCCCCTCTATCTGGAGTTGCGACAGCTACGATAACAGCAACAACTGACACCAGTGATGAATCAGCAATTCCTAGTATTCGAATTGTAACAGTAGAACAAGAAGCGATCCAAGCAGAAGTTACGACTGAAACTCTTGAGTTGACACCTGCTGacg TAGTGACTTcagaaagtgaaaaacaagatGAGGGTGGTCCAAGTGCAGGGGATGATGAGGTTACCGAAGTAGAAGTTGAGGCGGAACCAGCAGGTGCTGAAGTTAGTACCGAAGAAGTAGAAGATGAAGGTCGGGAGGCTGAAGCCTCTCCGTCATGTAACACACGTTCACAGAAGGCATTAGCTGCAGCAGCAAACAATAACAGAGTTACGGCACGTCGTTCTAACCGATCTCCATTCCGCTCGTCTCGAGGACAACGGCCAACACCCATTATCTGGGAAAATCAGTCTGGTCGAG GGCACAATCCAATAAGAGGAGGGCCACAATCAAGAGGTGGGGTTAGCGAAGGTAGAGCACGAGGTTCCAGAGGACGGCGTATGCGAAAATTTCCGTATGCCCGCTTTTAA